A stretch of the Poseidonibacter parvus genome encodes the following:
- a CDS encoding YigZ family protein — MKYIKELFQNTYEEKKSKFVAYLMPYDNFDKTMQELRQEHPKARHFVYAYRHLNEFEQIVENCSDDGEPKGTSGKPSLTVLAGNDLINTAVIIVRYFGGVKLGTGGLVRAYSASINDVINISELFEYKKLEQARLKCEYSELSKLEYLLKQENITIVKKDFSNEIIVNIELSQEELEQLKIQLPRNIILL; from the coding sequence TTGAAATATATAAAAGAATTATTCCAAAATACTTATGAAGAAAAAAAATCAAAATTTGTTGCATATCTTATGCCTTATGATAATTTTGATAAAACCATGCAAGAATTAAGACAAGAACATCCAAAAGCTCGTCATTTTGTATATGCTTATAGACACTTAAATGAGTTTGAGCAAATTGTAGAAAATTGTAGTGATGATGGAGAACCAAAAGGTACATCAGGAAAACCCTCTCTTACTGTATTAGCAGGAAATGATTTAATCAATACAGCTGTAATAATAGTTCGTTATTTTGGTGGAGTTAAACTAGGAACAGGTGGTTTAGTTCGCGCTTATTCTGCTAGTATTAATGATGTTATAAATATTAGTGAACTCTTTGAATATAAAAAACTTGAACAAGCAAGATTAAAATGTGAATACTCTGAACTATCAAAACTAGAATATCTCTTAAAACAAGAAAATATCACTATAGTAAAAAAAGACTTTTCAAATGAAATAATTGTAAATATAGAATTAAGCCAAGAAGAATTAGAGCAATTAAAAATACAACTTCCTCGAAATATAATACTTTTATAA
- a CDS encoding EAL domain-containing protein — protein sequence MLKKNKKDIIKNVLLLTFIFSLILFFTIWSFFIDYKNKSIEYSNVNYELSIEKFNNQIKEKVLLFDKNSIQFINQNIKKDKYIKEIKITQNRYLFNKDTLLFQTKSFNDSSWNLTNVTVDYKYGEIQKLAGNSFYEFIPSATFDKNEKVVIRYQLFKNEEIKNFLIFVDINLFDIYKDSTEKQKKESFIDSFAKIDPQDAIKKDLIIKNIVFANIEYKKNNTFIEQDIVSFLKKLLIYSTVICILMFLLVWLYQKYLKRKYLLKPLRYLDAVVLNMLNSKFTNINTNKFSKIKDYNKVLTNLSKLSSNIASLKNELNINKETLERNLLTDNLTGLPDKKMFDIDMKSMFVYSGEGYLFSLKIAKLDEIVKLNGSLNTDNFILSFTNIINNIISDYKEKNINFYRFYGSEFIIIAREINYEQALAFSNKIIDSLLVQITKSYKLPENIFHIGGTPFDAYGTTNSIMKSVEEAYNSAMLNNINCSVIIKESQIQKNVLALEDKVKSIISNSNFTIDFIFDTYSLENKLLMKELKPILKDNEGKVLPIGSFIAISEKLRLNEDFDKEVILKTINFIEANKIDYKLAINLSIKTISSISFIEFITTLSKQKADTLSHILFSITSYSASAYKVEFSEFVKLMNDLNIQILIKRFKTKEFPLEELASIKIDYIKMDRDLTQNVHNDLIKKHRVKNIVIFGELNDVKILAENVESDNDYRYLSKLDIYAINR from the coding sequence ATGTTAAAAAAAAATAAAAAAGACATAATTAAAAATGTATTACTTTTAACATTCATCTTTTCTTTAATACTGTTTTTTACAATCTGGTCTTTTTTTATTGATTATAAAAATAAAAGTATTGAATATTCAAATGTAAATTATGAATTAAGTATTGAGAAGTTCAATAATCAAATTAAAGAGAAAGTACTTTTATTTGATAAAAATTCAATTCAATTTATTAATCAAAATATTAAAAAAGATAAGTATATAAAAGAAATAAAGATTACACAAAATAGATATCTTTTTAATAAAGATACCTTACTATTCCAAACAAAAAGTTTTAATGATAGTTCATGGAATCTTACAAATGTAACAGTAGATTATAAATATGGAGAAATTCAGAAATTAGCAGGTAACTCTTTTTATGAGTTTATCCCCTCAGCAACTTTTGATAAAAATGAAAAAGTTGTAATACGATATCAATTATTCAAAAATGAAGAGATTAAAAATTTTTTAATTTTTGTAGATATCAATCTTTTTGATATTTACAAAGATAGTACTGAAAAACAGAAAAAAGAAAGTTTTATTGATTCGTTTGCAAAAATTGATCCTCAAGATGCGATTAAAAAAGATTTAATTATTAAAAATATTGTTTTCGCAAATATTGAATATAAGAAAAACAATACTTTTATTGAACAAGACATAGTCTCTTTTCTAAAAAAACTACTTATATATTCTACAGTTATTTGTATATTGATGTTTTTATTAGTGTGGTTGTATCAAAAATATTTAAAAAGAAAATATTTATTAAAACCTCTTAGATATTTAGATGCAGTAGTACTTAATATGCTAAACTCAAAATTTACAAATATAAATACTAATAAATTCTCTAAAATTAAAGATTACAATAAAGTACTTACTAATCTTTCTAAACTATCTAGTAATATTGCTTCTTTAAAAAATGAATTAAATATTAATAAAGAGACTTTAGAAAGAAACCTATTAACTGATAACTTAACAGGCTTACCTGACAAAAAAATGTTTGATATTGATATGAAGAGTATGTTTGTTTACTCAGGTGAAGGATATTTATTTTCATTAAAGATTGCTAAATTAGATGAGATAGTTAAATTAAATGGGTCTTTAAATACTGATAACTTTATTTTATCTTTTACAAATATCATAAATAATATTATTTCTGATTATAAAGAAAAAAACATAAATTTTTATAGGTTCTATGGGTCTGAGTTTATTATAATTGCAAGAGAAATTAATTATGAACAAGCATTAGCATTTTCAAATAAAATTATAGATAGTCTATTAGTTCAAATTACAAAAAGTTATAAACTACCTGAAAATATTTTCCATATAGGTGGAACACCTTTTGATGCTTATGGTACAACAAACTCTATTATGAAATCTGTTGAAGAAGCTTATAATAGTGCTATGTTAAATAATATTAATTGTAGTGTAATCATAAAAGAATCTCAAATTCAAAAAAATGTTTTAGCTTTAGAAGATAAAGTTAAATCAATTATTTCTAATAGTAATTTTACAATTGATTTTATTTTTGATACATATTCATTAGAAAATAAATTACTTATGAAAGAATTAAAACCAATTCTTAAAGATAATGAAGGAAAAGTACTTCCAATAGGTTCTTTTATTGCTATAAGTGAGAAACTCAGATTAAATGAAGATTTTGATAAAGAAGTTATATTAAAAACAATTAATTTTATTGAAGCAAATAAAATTGATTATAAATTAGCTATTAATTTATCAATTAAAACTATTTCTAGTATTAGTTTTATAGAGTTTATTACTACTTTATCAAAACAAAAAGCTGATACTTTATCACATATTTTATTTAGTATTACATCATACTCTGCTTCTGCATATAAAGTAGAATTTAGTGAATTTGTTAAACTAATGAATGATTTAAATATCCAGATTTTAATCAAAAGGTTCAAAACAAAAGAGTTCCCATTAGAAGAATTGGCATCAATTAAGATTGATTATATAAAAATGGATAGAGACCTTACTCAAAATGTTCACAATGATTTAATTAAGAAACATAGAGTAAAAAATATAGTTATTTTTGGTGAATTAAATGATGTTAAAATTTTAGCAGAAAACGTAGAATCAGATAATGATTATAGATATTTAAGTAAATTAGATATATACGCAATAAATAGATAA
- a CDS encoding tetratricopeptide repeat protein, with protein sequence MKFFIFISIFFINSFALTFDEATQNFKDKKYIIAYEQFSELALNDDANAQYNVALMNYKGIGVNSNKELAFFWYEKAALNGNLVAQNNLAHMYYLGDVVKKDLKEAQKWYEKAALAGYGLAQLNLAMLFDLSTNEDKVNQAFEWYEKAAKQGVIIAQNNLGKMYYTGRGVKTDKKKAFYWFKEASDASNAIAQANLAMMYLTADGIPEDIDKAVDLLTKSSKQNNLPAMIKLANIYGSGKVVSQDYKKAFYWYSKAKQRNSLTALFHVGLYYYHGYGVPRNVDKGIDLIREAKDKGYKRAESFFKINNIK encoded by the coding sequence ATGAAGTTTTTTATATTTATATCTATCTTTTTTATAAACTCATTTGCACTCACATTTGATGAAGCAACTCAAAATTTCAAAGATAAAAAATATATAATTGCATATGAGCAATTTAGTGAACTTGCTCTAAATGATGATGCTAATGCCCAATATAATGTAGCACTTATGAATTATAAAGGTATTGGAGTTAATAGTAATAAAGAATTAGCATTCTTCTGGTACGAAAAAGCTGCTTTAAATGGTAACTTAGTCGCACAAAATAATTTAGCTCATATGTATTATTTAGGTGATGTTGTTAAAAAAGATTTAAAAGAAGCTCAAAAATGGTATGAAAAAGCTGCACTTGCAGGTTACGGTTTAGCACAATTAAATCTTGCAATGTTATTTGATCTTAGTACAAATGAAGATAAAGTTAATCAAGCTTTTGAATGGTATGAAAAAGCAGCTAAACAAGGTGTTATTATTGCACAAAATAATCTTGGAAAAATGTATTATACAGGTAGAGGTGTTAAAACAGATAAAAAGAAGGCTTTTTATTGGTTTAAAGAAGCTTCAGATGCTTCAAATGCAATAGCACAAGCAAACCTTGCTATGATGTATTTAACAGCTGATGGGATCCCTGAAGATATTGATAAAGCAGTTGATTTATTAACTAAATCTTCAAAGCAAAATAATTTGCCAGCTATGATAAAACTAGCTAATATTTATGGTTCAGGTAAAGTTGTATCACAAGATTATAAAAAAGCTTTCTACTGGTATAGTAAAGCAAAACAAAGAAATAGTTTAACTGCGCTATTTCATGTAGGTTTATATTATTATCATGGTTATGGGGTACCTAGAAATGTTGATAAAGGTATAGATTTAATTAGAGAAGCCAAAGATAAAGGCTATAAAAGAGCAGAAAGTTTTTTCAAGATAAACAATATTAAATAG
- a CDS encoding secretin N-terminal domain-containing protein, with product MNLLKITFLIFIFSTISLSNEKIDINFKELKIMELVKITSKLINKNILVTQDIKGTVDFISTKALSKKELVKILNYSLQSKGFTLVHDENILRVIKISEGIKNNVPIINGNKKTLYYQMLTEIFTVHNANADYIASKINHLLSKNAKLVTNKESNTLIITDFKDNINTIKKVVNIMTLGAKKSVEIIELKNINVLDAIKNLDAVIKSVFNENIETQKVSVVPNINNNSLSIVGSKKNIKYIKNYIKDIDKKDLYIKKVVEVVSLKNVEAKSVIKIIDAIIEKKKYEDIKLKPISSLDEESNSIVLVGSIDEIDSLNLIIKQLDKEKAQVYVQARIIEVTNSLVDEVGIKYGISGGSSKSKGLSTFASNLNGGNALAFAPSSIGLSIPTISAGLALGASISLLDQDGALDIVSEPSILAINNKESSIYVGETISVKTSSSLSDGGTKNENFKREDIGLTLKVKPRISNDNKVTLEINTILEDVKTTVTNSGNADTTKKEVKTTAIVKNGESVILGGLIEDKVESIRSKVPGVSEVPVLGKLFTHKKSDIRKRSLVIIVTPYIIPKSKDLTYVRNELAQLKQLEDKYLEETLIKLKEKQIEEVVSKKKNKNKLLELEKKYQKVKNEEVQLISQNEEINRRIEHEKRVAEILGN from the coding sequence ATGAACTTACTTAAAATCACTTTTCTAATATTTATATTTAGTACAATATCTCTTAGCAATGAAAAGATAGATATAAATTTTAAAGAATTAAAAATAATGGAATTAGTTAAAATTACCTCTAAACTAATTAATAAAAATATACTAGTAACACAAGATATAAAAGGAACCGTTGATTTTATTTCTACTAAAGCTTTAAGTAAAAAAGAGTTAGTAAAAATATTAAACTACTCTTTACAATCAAAAGGTTTTACTCTTGTTCATGATGAAAATATTTTAAGAGTTATAAAAATTTCTGAAGGTATAAAAAATAATGTACCTATAATAAATGGAAATAAAAAAACACTTTATTATCAAATGCTTACAGAAATATTCACAGTACATAATGCAAATGCTGATTATATAGCTTCTAAAATAAATCATTTACTTTCAAAAAATGCAAAACTTGTAACAAATAAAGAGTCAAATACTTTAATAATTACTGACTTTAAAGACAATATTAATACTATTAAAAAAGTTGTTAATATTATGACTTTAGGAGCAAAAAAAAGTGTTGAAATTATTGAGTTAAAAAATATAAATGTACTAGATGCTATTAAAAATTTAGATGCAGTAATCAAATCAGTTTTTAATGAAAACATAGAAACCCAAAAAGTATCAGTAGTTCCTAATATTAATAATAACTCTTTATCTATTGTAGGAAGTAAGAAAAATATCAAATATATAAAAAATTATATTAAAGATATTGATAAAAAAGATTTATATATAAAAAAAGTTGTAGAAGTAGTATCTTTAAAAAATGTTGAAGCAAAAAGTGTTATAAAAATAATTGATGCAATAATAGAAAAGAAAAAATATGAAGATATAAAATTAAAACCTATTTCATCTCTTGATGAAGAATCAAATTCAATTGTTTTAGTAGGTAGTATTGATGAAATTGATTCTTTAAATCTAATTATAAAACAACTTGATAAAGAAAAAGCTCAAGTTTATGTGCAAGCTAGAATTATAGAAGTTACTAATTCTCTTGTTGATGAAGTAGGAATAAAATATGGAATATCAGGTGGTAGTTCTAAAAGTAAAGGTTTAAGCACTTTTGCTTCAAATTTAAATGGTGGTAATGCACTTGCCTTTGCTCCATCAAGTATTGGCTTATCAATACCTACAATAAGTGCAGGATTAGCACTGGGTGCTTCTATTAGTTTGTTAGATCAAGACGGAGCTTTAGATATTGTCTCAGAGCCTTCAATTTTAGCTATAAACAATAAAGAAAGTTCTATTTATGTGGGTGAAACAATTTCAGTAAAAACTTCATCAAGTTTGAGCGATGGAGGTACAAAGAATGAAAACTTTAAAAGAGAAGATATTGGTTTAACATTAAAAGTAAAACCAAGAATTTCAAATGATAATAAAGTAACTTTAGAAATTAATACAATACTAGAAGATGTAAAAACAACTGTAACTAATAGTGGAAATGCAGACACTACAAAAAAAGAAGTTAAAACTACAGCTATTGTTAAAAATGGAGAATCAGTTATTTTAGGTGGATTAATTGAAGATAAAGTAGAGTCAATACGAAGTAAAGTACCAGGAGTTAGTGAAGTACCGGTTCTGGGAAAATTGTTTACTCATAAAAAGAGTGATATAAGAAAAAGAAGTTTAGTAATTATTGTAACTCCTTATATTATTCCAAAATCAAAAGATTTAACCTATGTTCGAAATGAATTAGCACAGTTAAAACAATTAGAAGATAAATATTTAGAAGAAACATTAATAAAACTAAAAGAAAAACAAATTGAGGAAGTAGTTAGTAAAAAAAAGAATAAAAACAAATTACTTGAATTAGAAAAGAAATATCAAAAAGTTAAAAATGAAGAAGTTCAATTAATAAGTCAAAATGAAGAAATAAATAGAAGAATTGAACATGAAAAAAGAGTTGCAGAAATTTTAGGAAATTAA
- a CDS encoding CFAP97 domain-containing protein, translating to MRRIKILKIFFVVMLFIVFTIYANFSLVYTFFMSTLTFNVAITTMFLIGLLVVYQSAIRLTMLAGTFGILAYKTGKSLEFYLEGITGLMPATIAHMFQRRAKKGVLYFTQQEAHEVIDWLEGQFFQQKGYTAFFVGTSLMLGLFGTFTGLLVAIDEMGGIILSFGGDNIDIGEIMTGFSGPLGGMAIGFASSLFGVASAIILNVMQYILTRNQSAFVEDVQDWMKGKIVESNNTSIDSLSSTDDIGNINLVSNSDNSSPMSAGFIDIFVDTMGDFTDKMERSNQVSQEMFMKIADKLDHNIHKTDNESILLKNMIEIMKESNVNQYSNSKLIEESLQEISSVILSEHKTIKKSLQLQEENNKLLVQLVESLQNKDNQENKR from the coding sequence ATGAGACGTATAAAAATATTAAAAATATTTTTTGTAGTAATGCTTTTTATCGTTTTTACTATTTATGCTAACTTTTCTTTAGTATATACATTCTTTATGTCAACATTAACATTTAATGTTGCTATTACAACAATGTTCTTAATTGGTTTATTAGTTGTTTATCAATCTGCAATTAGACTTACAATGCTTGCTGGTACCTTCGGTATCTTAGCTTATAAAACAGGTAAAAGTTTAGAGTTTTACTTAGAAGGTATTACTGGATTAATGCCTGCAACTATTGCGCATATGTTCCAAAGAAGAGCTAAGAAAGGTGTTTTATATTTTACTCAACAAGAAGCTCATGAAGTTATCGATTGGTTAGAAGGACAATTCTTCCAACAAAAAGGATATACAGCTTTCTTCGTTGGTACTTCATTAATGCTAGGACTTTTTGGTACATTTACAGGACTTCTTGTAGCCATTGATGAAATGGGAGGTATTATTTTATCTTTTGGTGGAGATAATATTGATATTGGAGAAATCATGACAGGTTTCTCTGGACCTCTTGGTGGTATGGCTATTGGGTTTGCCTCTTCTTTATTCGGTGTTGCTTCTGCAATTATTCTAAATGTAATGCAATATATTTTAACTAGAAATCAGTCTGCGTTTGTCGAAGATGTACAAGATTGGATGAAAGGTAAAATTGTTGAATCAAATAATACAAGTATTGATTCACTGTCTAGCACAGATGATATTGGAAATATTAATTTAGTTTCTAATTCAGATAATTCATCTCCTATGAGTGCTGGATTTATTGATATTTTTGTTGACACAATGGGAGATTTTACAGATAAAATGGAAAGATCAAATCAAGTGTCTCAAGAGATGTTTATGAAAATTGCTGATAAGCTAGATCATAATATCCATAAAACAGATAATGAATCTATATTATTGAAAAACATGATAGAAATTATGAAAGAATCTAATGTAAATCAATACTCAAATTCAAAACTTATTGAAGAGTCATTACAAGAGATATCAAGTGTAATTTTATCAGAACATAAGACAATCAAAAAAAGTTTACAGTTGCAAGAAGAAAATAATAAATTACTTGTGCAGCTAGTGGAATCTTTACAAAATAAAGACAATCAAGAGAATAAAAGATAG
- a CDS encoding TolC family protein, translated as MKKQLLSLIILSLCANADNDKLINKDDKNFIIEEKEDKLNELSLFLGEKEIQKKMNPSYPSLNSYSRISDIDVDNYKRVSLMDVVLETVSTSDLLKASREKVIQNEIKLKDAIAGYYPTLNFEYEIGKTRATNTADDRTNAFRYYDDRNYKFVLNQNLYAGGATTNDVENLKKKLDLAKNQYYLVLSEEVTKAIKAYFDVVFSYKTVLTSDSNMKKLNKILDIVSIKYENGAASIGDLTAIKANVSNAKTQQIKVKSKFIESLRYYEYIVGEVYLETLPYEKNFNINVTTFDLLYERALKRNKELRNYYNSIEAEKFNLKSKESNFLPKVDLEFSVDNVMDQDGSETREEAVNGLVKLSYNLYNGGRDKNKVLNSYSSIRELNFKLDEEKRKLKWNVSKLFTAINSTNESLKSNISEVIALRKMVEAYWEEFKLGDQDLQVLLQGQKSLNSAEVELISYEKNNITDFFTLLKYTGDILAFFDIDPEHPRFIDFSKSGYTQDVYIDDKFLDEKERIERQEELEEQEKIKETLISKALKDENIIRFMSKFLSANNEYYTIDIGLFDNILKANNFIKINDFDKEAFSYDVVDDLNINTKVTFGIYKNEEEALKQLEKMKNKDLGKELSLKKIGDVKKLYNDYLKGLEVKIKPVPPEIKIVEKTNTIEKIKQIKKEDKLVLNKEFETKFLNANPEFYTINITSFNEMKELEDILIEKINLYDNSFAYTYVDSKKLFRWVYGIYENYDEAQLAINDLGDIKNNFYPVIQKISKEQALYNANIDLNTEVKEKEPEYEYIKVSSNTVYKDPVSLKNVDISNDKNLKGLVDSLFSKVSNLFTSKEKEEKNTEKEIEKLTLEEETKNLIPQLAKQPEIEIVPEVEIETKNLSSIETLTEIEEIKEEANLFTTVSNFFANSNTKIEETTLSEENTENDEVIEIPTLIQVPKVEHVPLQEAQNNIDNEILNTKKTKAFISENKDLYTINIITFSDTKDDVINSFLNQYDLKYNIKVFTFNSQLTKTKNKNIVYGLYETKEEAEKNLKKINPLLLKDFNCSVEKIGIKSLQVIDDKIIENKIEENIEDSKNKDELKKINQSKEYLEFIAIDKYNDQDFKFEFLNSPKEYYSILLASVNNETELKYFLNIYDLKEDIFVVRLLNNKNKIKIMYKIFENEAEANNILLELPEDILKINLARTEKIYRKQDAYKENYTYFDLAQSNEIK; from the coding sequence ATGAAGAAACAATTGCTATCTTTAATAATCTTATCATTATGTGCAAATGCGGATAATGATAAATTAATTAATAAAGATGATAAAAATTTTATTATTGAAGAGAAAGAAGATAAATTAAATGAATTGTCTCTTTTTTTAGGTGAAAAAGAAATTCAAAAAAAGATGAACCCTTCATATCCTTCATTAAACTCTTATTCAAGAATATCTGATATTGATGTTGATAATTATAAAAGAGTTTCTCTTATGGATGTTGTTTTAGAAACAGTATCTACTAGTGATTTATTGAAAGCTTCTAGAGAAAAAGTTATTCAAAATGAAATTAAATTAAAAGATGCAATTGCAGGTTACTATCCTACTTTAAATTTCGAATATGAAATAGGAAAAACAAGAGCTACTAATACTGCTGATGATAGAACAAATGCATTTAGATATTATGATGATAGAAATTATAAATTTGTTTTAAATCAAAACTTATATGCAGGTGGAGCAACAACTAATGATGTTGAAAACCTAAAGAAAAAATTAGATTTAGCTAAAAATCAATATTACTTAGTTTTATCAGAAGAAGTAACTAAAGCTATCAAAGCATATTTTGATGTTGTTTTCTCATATAAAACTGTTTTAACTAGTGATTCTAATATGAAGAAATTAAATAAAATATTAGATATTGTTAGTATAAAATACGAAAATGGAGCAGCTTCTATTGGTGATTTAACAGCAATTAAAGCAAATGTTTCTAATGCTAAAACACAACAAATTAAAGTTAAATCTAAGTTTATTGAATCCTTACGATATTATGAATACATCGTTGGTGAAGTTTATTTAGAAACTTTACCTTATGAAAAAAACTTTAATATTAATGTTACTACTTTTGACTTATTATATGAAAGAGCATTAAAAAGAAATAAAGAATTAAGAAACTACTATAACTCAATTGAAGCAGAAAAGTTCAATTTAAAATCAAAAGAATCAAATTTTTTACCAAAAGTTGATTTAGAGTTTTCAGTTGATAATGTTATGGATCAAGATGGTTCAGAAACAAGAGAAGAGGCTGTCAATGGTTTAGTTAAGCTTTCATATAATTTATATAACGGTGGAAGAGATAAAAATAAAGTTTTAAACTCTTATAGTTCAATTAGAGAATTAAATTTTAAATTAGATGAAGAAAAAAGAAAATTAAAATGGAATGTATCTAAGTTATTTACTGCAATAAATTCTACTAATGAATCATTAAAAAGTAATATATCAGAAGTTATAGCTTTAAGAAAAATGGTTGAAGCTTATTGGGAAGAGTTCAAATTAGGTGACCAAGACTTACAAGTTTTACTTCAAGGACAAAAGTCATTAAATTCAGCAGAAGTAGAATTGATTTCTTATGAAAAAAACAATATTACAGATTTCTTTACTTTATTAAAATACACAGGAGATATTTTAGCATTCTTTGACATTGATCCTGAACATCCAAGATTTATTGATTTCTCAAAAAGCGGATATACACAAGATGTTTATATTGATGATAAGTTTTTAGATGAAAAAGAAAGAATTGAAAGACAAGAAGAATTAGAAGAACAAGAAAAAATTAAAGAAACACTAATCTCTAAAGCTTTAAAAGATGAAAATATAATAAGATTTATGAGTAAGTTTTTATCTGCTAATAATGAATACTATACAATAGATATTGGTTTATTTGATAATATACTAAAAGCAAATAATTTTATTAAAATAAATGACTTTGATAAAGAAGCCTTCTCTTATGATGTAGTAGATGATTTAAATATAAATACAAAAGTAACTTTTGGTATTTATAAAAATGAAGAAGAAGCTTTAAAACAATTAGAAAAAATGAAAAATAAAGATCTTGGAAAAGAATTAAGTCTTAAAAAAATAGGAGATGTAAAAAAACTTTACAATGATTATTTAAAAGGTTTAGAAGTTAAGATTAAACCTGTACCTCCTGAGATTAAAATAGTAGAAAAAACAAATACTATTGAGAAAATCAAACAAATTAAAAAAGAAGATAAACTTGTTTTAAATAAAGAGTTTGAAACTAAGTTTTTAAATGCTAATCCTGAATTCTATACAATTAATATAACTTCATTCAATGAAATGAAAGAATTAGAAGATATTTTGATTGAAAAAATAAATTTATATGATAATTCATTTGCTTATACTTATGTTGATTCTAAAAAACTATTTAGATGGGTATATGGTATTTATGAAAATTATGATGAAGCTCAATTAGCGATTAATGATTTAGGTGATATTAAAAATAATTTCTATCCAGTAATTCAAAAAATCTCTAAAGAACAAGCTTTATATAATGCAAATATTGATTTAAATACTGAAGTTAAAGAAAAAGAACCTGAATATGAATATATAAAAGTTTCTTCAAATACGGTGTATAAAGATCCAGTTTCATTAAAGAATGTAGATATTTCAAATGATAAAAACTTAAAAGGCTTAGTAGATAGCTTATTTTCAAAAGTAAGTAATTTATTTACTAGTAAAGAAAAAGAAGAAAAAAATACAGAAAAAGAGATTGAAAAATTAACATTAGAAGAAGAAACTAAAAATTTAATTCCTCAATTGGCAAAACAGCCTGAAATTGAAATAGTACCAGAAGTAGAAATAGAAACTAAAAACCTTTCTTCTATTGAAACATTAACAGAAATCGAAGAAATAAAAGAAGAAGCAAACCTATTTACAACAGTAAGTAATTTCTTTGCTAATAGTAATACTAAAATTGAAGAAACTACTCTAAGTGAAGAAAATACAGAAAATGATGAAGTTATAGAAATTCCAACTTTAATACAAGTGCCAAAAGTTGAACATGTTCCATTACAAGAAGCTCAAAATAATATAGATAACGAAATTCTTAATACTAAAAAGACTAAAGCATTTATATCAGAAAATAAAGACTTATATACAATTAATATAATTACTTTTTCAGACACAAAAGATGATGTTATAAATAGTTTTTTAAATCAATATGATTTAAAATATAATATCAAAGTTTTTACTTTCAATTCTCAATTAACTAAAACAAAAAACAAAAATATTGTTTATGGTTTATATGAAACAAAAGAAGAAGCAGAAAAAAATCTAAAAAAAATCAATCCTTTACTATTAAAAGATTTTAATTGCTCAGTTGAAAAAATCGGTATTAAATCTTTACAAGTAATTGATGACAAAATTATAGAGAATAAAATAGAGGAAAATATAGAAGATTCTAAAAATAAAGATGAGTTAAAAAAAATAAATCAATCTAAAGAATATTTAGAATTTATTGCTATTGATAAGTATAATGATCAAGATTTCAAATTTGAATTTTTAAATTCTCCAAAAGAATATTATTCAATACTATTAGCAAGTGTAAATAATGAAACTGAATTAAAATATTTTCTTAATATTTATGACTTAAAAGAAGATATATTTGTTGTAAGACTTTTAAACAATAAAAATAAAATAAAAATAATGTATAAAATCTTTGAAAATGAAGCAGAAGCTAATAATATACTTCTTGAATTACCTGAAGATATATTAAAAATAAATCTAGCTAGAACTGAAAAAATATATAGAAAACAAGATGCATACAAAGAAAACTATACATATTTTGATCTAGCACAAAGTAATGAGATTAAATAA